The Labilithrix sp. genomic sequence CCTGTTCGCCGACGTGACCGCCTGCACGCTCGTCTTCTGGGCGCTCTCCGGCATCGCGATGTGGCTGCAGATGAAGGGCCGCCGCGCCGCCGGCGTCGTCGCGTTGAGCAGCGGCCTCCTCGTCGCCGCGCTCGTGATGACGTCGACCGCGCGCGACAACGGGTGGCTCATCGATCGGTGACGGCTACGTCGTCGCGCGCGGGCCGGCGAGCTCGCGGGGAAAGGCCTCGTCGACGCGAACGAAGCCGTCGTGGACGAACCGCCCGATCTGCTCCGCGGACAGGGGCATGTCACGAGGAAGCGTACGCGCGCGTGCGGCGGCGGACCGTGCTGCGGTCGACGCCGAGGATCCGCGCGGCGTGGGCGACGTTGTCGGCGCTCCGCGCGAGCACGTGCGCGACGTACCAGTCGACGACGTCGTCCAGCGTCGCGGTCGCGTCGCGCATCTCGGCCGGGAGCGCCTCGCGCGCCTGGGCTTCGTGGCTCCCCGCCGCGGGCGTGACGCCGGGCTCGAGGCCGAGGAGGAGGTTCCGGAGCGCGTTCTGCAGCTCGCGCACGTTGCCCGGCCACGCGTGGCGGCGCGCCTCCCGGCTCGTCAGCCACGTGTCGATCCGCTTGCGCGTCTCGTCGAGGGAGCTCGCCGGGAGGTAGCGATCGACGAACGCGCGCCCGATCGCGGGGATGTCCTCCGGCCGGTCGCGCAGCGGAGGCAGCCGGATGACGGTGCCCGCCAGGCGCTGGTGGAGGTCGCGGCGGAAGTGGCCCGCCTCGACCATGCTCGCGAGGTCCTTGTGCGTCGCCGAAATGTAGCGGCAGCTCGCGCGGTAGGTGCGGTCCGAGCCGAGCGGGCTCAGCTCGTTGGTCTCCATCACGCGGAGGAGCTTCACCTGCGTGCTCACCCCGAGGTCGCCGACCTCGTCGAGGAAGAGCGAGCCGCCGTGCGCGGTGCGGATGCGGCCGAGGCGCGTGTCGTTCGCGCCGGTGAAGGCGCCCTTCACGTGGCCGAACAGCTCCGCCGCGACGAGCGTGTCCGGGACCGCGGCCGCGTTCAGCGACGCGTGCGGCGCGGGCGAGCCGTCCTTCGGTCCGAGGCAGCCCTCCTGGATCGCGTGCGCGACCGCCTCCTTTCCGGTGCCCGTCTCGCCGAGGATCAACACGTCGTGGTCGTCGATCACGCGCGCCAGGACCAGCGCGTGTACGAGCGAGTCGCCGAAGCACGCCGCCCACGCCGCGCGGCACACGCCGACGATGGCCGAGCTCGAGCCCCGGAGCGCGCCCAGCGCGCGGAGGCATCGACCCGCCGCCGCCCCGACGACGAGGTACTCGCTGCGCGGACGCGGGAGCGAGCGCGCGACGTGAGAGGTGACCAGGTCGGCGAAGAGGTGCGCAGCGCGCGCCGGCGACGCGCAGGCGAACGCGTGCGCCGCCGCGAGCACGACGCGCTCGACGGTGTGCGGATCCCCACGATCGAGCGCGCTCCGCAGGAGCGACTCGGCGCTGCCCTTCTTCACGAACGCGGCGATGGACGCCGCGACGCGATCCGTAGGGCCGTCGAACGGATTTTCCAAGAGGGCTCTTACGTCCGCGTTCGTCGCTGCTCCCATCCTTCCCTCCGCTGCAAATCATCCCTACTGACGAAATATACATTAGCAAAATGTAGCGTTGCATTCGAGCACGCCGCCTCGGCGCGCGAACGTAGCGAGATGACCGCGTGGCACGCGCTTCGCATCGTGTCTTTTCGCAAGGGAGGATGAAGTGATTGGGCTCTACCTCGCAGGATTCGCGACGGGCGGCGTGCTGCTGCTGTTCTCCGTCATCGGAGGCGGCGACGACCCGGACGTCGACGTGGACGTCGATGGGGACGTGGACATGGACGCGGACGCGCACGGGGACGGCGACGACCACGCCGTCTCGGGCGGCGTCACGTCGACGCTCGCCGCCGTCGCGCTCACCGCGTTTCCCTTCGCGTCGCTCCGTTTCTGGACGTTCTTCCTCGCGTTCGGCGGGCTCGCCGGGGCGCTCCTCACCGCGCTCTCGCCGCTCGGCGCCTTCGCCACCGCGCTCGTCGCCGCCGCGCTCGGGTACGCCGCCGGCGTCGGCTCGTCGGCGCTCATGCGGCTGGTCGCGCGCGACGAGGTCTCGAGCTCGCTCGGCGCGCGCGAGTGCGTCGGTACGAGCGCCACCGTCGTCCTCCCGATCGAGGGCGGCAGCCGCGGTCGCGTCCGGGTCCACGTCGACGGCCGGACCGTCGACTTCGACGCGGAGAGCGACGACGAGCTCGCCCTCGCGGTCGCCGCGCCGGTCTTCGTCTACGCGATCCGCGACGACGGCGTCGCGCTCGTCGCTTCCCTTCCTTCCAAGCTCGACCCCTCGCCATGAAAGGACACGTCCGTGAATCTAGCCATCGAGTCCGTCATCGCCGCCGCCGGCGGCCTGGTCTTCGTCGTCTTCGTCCTCGCCGTCGCGTCGTTCGCCAGCCGCTTCCTCCACGTGTGCCGCCCGAACGAGGTGCTCGTCTTCTCCGGCCGCCGCCGCCGCACCGCGAACGGGCACGACGTCGGGTTCCGCATCGTCTCTTCGGGGCGCGCCTTCCGGCTGCCGATCCTCGAGCGGGTCGATCGGATGGACGTGACCCTCATCTCCGTCCCGATGTCGATCAGCGGCGCGTACTCGGAGGGCGGGATCCCGCTCGCGGTCACCGCGATCGCGAACGTGAAGGTCTCGAGCGAGCCTGACGTCGTCGGCAACGCGGTCGAGCGCTTCCTCGGCAAGAGCGCGCACGAGATCGCGCGCGTGAGCAAGGAGACCTTGGAGGGGCACCTCCGCGGCGTGCTCGCGACGATGACTCCGGAGGAGGTGAACGAGGACCGCCTCAAGTTCGCCGAGCGCCTCAGCGACGAGGCGGGGCCCGATCTCGCGAAGCTCGGCCTCCAGCTCGACACGCTGAAGATCCAGAACGTCTCCGACGACCGCAGCTACCTCGACAGCCTCGGCCGGAGCCGCATCGCGGAGATCCTCCGCTCCGCGGTCGTCGCCGAGTCCGACGCGGTGCGGATGGCGGAGAAGGTCGAGGCCGAAGCGGAGGCGCGCGCCCAAGTCGCGAAGACGCAGGCGAGCGCCAACGTGCAGCGGCGCGAGAACGAGGCGCGCCGCACCATCGCCGACCTCACGCGCGAGGCGCTCTCGGAGGAGGAGCGGACGGCGCAGGTCGGCCGCGCCGTGCGCGCCGAGGCCGAGCAGGAGCTCCACCGCCGCCGCGCGGAGGTCGAGCGCATGCGCCTCGCCGCCGACGTGACGATCCCCGCCGAGATCGAGCGTCGCGTGCAGAGCCTCCTCGCCGAGGGCGACGCGGCCGCGATCGTCGCGAAGGGCGAGGCCGTCGCCGAGGCGCTCACGCAGGTCCACGACGCGTGGTCGGAGTGCGGTCCGCGCGCGATGGACATGATCGTCGTCCAGCACGTGGACGAGGTGTTCTCGCGCGCGACCGCGGCCGCGACGAGCATCCACGCGCGCCAGGCCTCGCTCGTCGACGCCGGCGACGGCGCGTCGATCGCCCGCTACGCCGCCGCCTACCCCGCCACCGTGGACATGCTCCTCGCGCGCGTCTCCGACACCCTCGGCGTCGACTTCCGGTCGGCGCTCCGGGCCGAGCAGCTCGACGCCGAATGAGCCAAAGGACCCCGTTACCTGTTTTCCCCAATTGGAGCCCGTAGCATGCTGATCGTCGCAGTAGTCATCGTCGTCGTCGCCGTCCTCGCCGTGGCCTCGGTCATGGCCATCATCAACAAGCTCGTTCACATCTGTCAGCCGAACGAGGTGCTCGTCTTCTCCGGTACGCAGCGGCGGCAGGGCGATCGCGCGCTCGGGTACCGCCTCGTCCAAGGCGGACGCGGCATCCTCATCCCGCTCCTCGAGCGGGTCGATCGCCTCGACCTCACGAACATGATCGTCGACGTCCGCGTCGAGGGCGCGTACTCGAAGGGCGGCATCCCGCTCAACGTCAACGCGGTCGCGAACGTGAAGATCGCGTCGACGGAGCCCGTCATCCGCAACGCGATCGAGCGCTTCCTCGGCAAGCCGCGGAAGCTCGTCGAGACGGTCGCGAAGGAGACGCTGGAGGGGAACCTCCGCGGCGTCCTCGCGACCCTGACGCCGGAGGAGGTGAACCACGACCGCGTGAAGTTCGCGCAGAGCCTGCTCCACGAGGCCGACAGCGATCTGCGCAAGCTGGGGCTCGTCCTCGACACGCTGAAGATCCAGCACGTCTCCGACGACAAGGGCTACCTCGACAGCCTCGGCCGCCGGCAGTCCGCGGAGCTCATCATGCGCTCGCGCGTAGCCGAGGCGGAGAACCGCGCGCTCTCCACGGAGCGCGAAGCGGCGAACTTCGAGACGCGGTCGCTCGCGCGGATCGACGCCGACGTCGAGAAGACGCGCGCGGAGGTGCTGCGCCGGATCGTGGACGCGCAGAGCAAGCGCGAGGCGCTCGCGGCCGAGACGCGCGCCGAGGTCGTCGCCCTCATCGCCCGCGCCGACGCCGAGATCGAGGTCCAGGGCGCGCGGCTCGAGCAGATCCGCCTCCAGCTCGAGGCCGACCGCATCCGCGCGGCGGAGGCGGAGCGGGAGCGTCGCATCGCGCTCGCCCGCGGCGCCGTCGCGAGCATCGTCGAGAACGGCCGCGCGCAGGCGCGCTCGCTGACGGAGGTCTCGGGCGCCTGGAACCGCGCCGGCGGCGAGGCGCGCCGGATCTTCGTCGCGCAGCGGCTCGGCACCCTCGCGGGGCAGATGCTGGACACGGTCGCGGAGCTCCCGATCGAGAACGTCACCGTCATCGACGGCCGGCTCCACGGCGAGGGCCGGAGCCTCGCGGCGACGAGCAAGCTCGCGGCGGTCGAGATCGGGGCCGGCCTCGGGGTCGACGTGGTGGGAGCGGCCTCGCGCGTCGCCGCCGCCCTCGGGGTGGGGGAGGCCGCCCCGGCGCGGTCGGACGTTTGAGTCGCAGGGGGCCCCGCGTCTTCGCGGGGACGAGACGGGCGCCGGCTTTCGGCCGGTATGCGAGAATCCTCGTCCTGCTCCGCGCGAGCGCCGGCCCGTCGGCTATCGTGCTCGCGCGGCGTCCCTTCCGCGGGAGAGGGTGCTACGACTCGTCCCATTCGCACCTCGGTCCAACAGGCTTCGTCTCTCCTGCGCGAGCCCGCCCTCATCGTGGCGGCGAGCTCGCTTTGTGGGCTTGGCCTGTGCGTGCTCGACCTCCTCGCCGACGTGACCCCGCGGACGTCGAGCCTCGTCGCGATGCTCGCCGCGTTCCTCGCCTCCGGCACAGTGGCGGGCACGGTGATGGTGGCGATGGCCGTCCCGCTCCGCCTCTTCACGCGCGTCCGGCGGCCGGTGACGCGGCGCCGTCTCGTCGCGGCGTACGTCGGCGCGCTCGTGTTCCTGGCCGGACACTACGCGCTCCGGACGCCCGCGCTCGTCGCGGGGACGCGCGCGTGGCGCTACACGTTGCTCCTCTCGTTCCTCGCCGTGACGGCGTCCGTCGTCGCGTGGCTGGCGGCGGCGCACGTTCGTTCGCCCGCGCGACGCCGGCGGCCGCTCCCGTGGGTGCCGTGCGCGCTCGCCGGCTGCGCGGCGATCGCGGTCGACCGCCTCGTGCTCGTGTCGCTCTACGAGCGCGCGCACTCGGTGGTCGAGGCGGTGGGTTGCATCGCGATGACGGTCGCGGTCGCGGCGCTGCTGAACCGGCGTTGCGCGCGGCGGCTCGTCACCGGCGCCGCCGTCGCGATGCTCGCGTGGGTCCTCGTGTTGTCCGCGTCGAAGCACGCGCGCGCCGCGCTCGACGCCGCGCTGCCGGACAACGCCGAGGGCCGCCGCATCTACCTCAGTCGCGTCGTCCGCCGCCTCCGCGTGCTGGAGCGGATCGCGGACAAGGGGAGCGTCTCGGGCGACCCCGCCGGCGCGCATCACCTGACGAAGCGCTACGAGCTCCACGACACGCGCCTCGACGAGGCGTGGCGCGCGCGCGTCGCGCGGCCGGTCATCCCCGACGACTCGCGGCCGTGGAACGTCGTCTTCTTCTTCGTCGACGCGCTGCGGGCGGACGTGGCCTTCGACGAGGCGACGATGCCGGAGACCGCGCGGTGGATGCGCGAGCACGTCTCGTTCTCGCGCGCGTACGCGCCGGCCTCGAGCACGCTCCAGTCTCTCCCCCCGCT encodes the following:
- a CDS encoding sigma 54-interacting transcriptional regulator, which translates into the protein MENPFDGPTDRVAASIAAFVKKGSAESLLRSALDRGDPHTVERVVLAAAHAFACASPARAAHLFADLVTSHVARSLPRPRSEYLVVGAAAGRCLRALGALRGSSSAIVGVCRAAWAACFGDSLVHALVLARVIDDHDVLILGETGTGKEAVAHAIQEGCLGPKDGSPAPHASLNAAAVPDTLVAAELFGHVKGAFTGANDTRLGRIRTAHGGSLFLDEVGDLGVSTQVKLLRVMETNELSPLGSDRTYRASCRYISATHKDLASMVEAGHFRRDLHQRLAGTVIRLPPLRDRPEDIPAIGRAFVDRYLPASSLDETRKRIDTWLTSREARRHAWPGNVRELQNALRNLLLGLEPGVTPAAGSHEAQAREALPAEMRDATATLDDVVDWYVAHVLARSADNVAHAARILGVDRSTVRRRTRAYASS
- a CDS encoding flotillin family protein is translated as MNLAIESVIAAAGGLVFVVFVLAVASFASRFLHVCRPNEVLVFSGRRRRTANGHDVGFRIVSSGRAFRLPILERVDRMDVTLISVPMSISGAYSEGGIPLAVTAIANVKVSSEPDVVGNAVERFLGKSAHEIARVSKETLEGHLRGVLATMTPEEVNEDRLKFAERLSDEAGPDLAKLGLQLDTLKIQNVSDDRSYLDSLGRSRIAEILRSAVVAESDAVRMAEKVEAEAEARAQVAKTQASANVQRRENEARRTIADLTREALSEEERTAQVGRAVRAEAEQELHRRRAEVERMRLAADVTIPAEIERRVQSLLAEGDAAAIVAKGEAVAEALTQVHDAWSECGPRAMDMIVVQHVDEVFSRATAAATSIHARQASLVDAGDGASIARYAAAYPATVDMLLARVSDTLGVDFRSALRAEQLDAE
- a CDS encoding flotillin family protein — translated: MIVAVVIVVVAVLAVASVMAIINKLVHICQPNEVLVFSGTQRRQGDRALGYRLVQGGRGILIPLLERVDRLDLTNMIVDVRVEGAYSKGGIPLNVNAVANVKIASTEPVIRNAIERFLGKPRKLVETVAKETLEGNLRGVLATLTPEEVNHDRVKFAQSLLHEADSDLRKLGLVLDTLKIQHVSDDKGYLDSLGRRQSAELIMRSRVAEAENRALSTEREAANFETRSLARIDADVEKTRAEVLRRIVDAQSKREALAAETRAEVVALIARADAEIEVQGARLEQIRLQLEADRIRAAEAERERRIALARGAVASIVENGRAQARSLTEVSGAWNRAGGEARRIFVAQRLGTLAGQMLDTVAELPIENVTVIDGRLHGEGRSLAATSKLAAVEIGAGLGVDVVGAASRVAAALGVGEAAPARSDV
- a CDS encoding sulfatase-like hydrolase/transferase; protein product: MLDLLADVTPRTSSLVAMLAAFLASGTVAGTVMVAMAVPLRLFTRVRRPVTRRRLVAAYVGALVFLAGHYALRTPALVAGTRAWRYTLLLSFLAVTASVVAWLAAAHVRSPARRRRPLPWVPCALAGCAAIAVDRLVLVSLYERAHSVVEAVGCIAMTVAVAALLNRRCARRLVTGAAVAMLAWVLVLSASKHARAALDAALPDNAEGRRIYLSRVVRRLRVLERIADKGSVSGDPAGAHHLTKRYELHDTRLDEAWRARVARPVIPDDSRPWNVVFFFVDALRADVAFDEATMPETARWMREHVSFSRAYAPASSTLQSLPPLLGCRYDVSPTEPPALLRVAQERGMKSALFIPREAADYHQAFFPTFRFDHQDVIEDRRGTVLLTGNTLVDHALTWLKDEGSRPFFLWLYDFDVHEWIHFPDRPMEEIADEAQLSKTEGLPWRYRAAARAVDRSFARLRNGLRDLGLLDHTVIVFLADHGEGLGEHGQWWHSTYLWETLVRVPLAVEAHGLPPQRIDAPVSLIDVPTTLARFIGPVPDDDRCHGEDLLTDRTSGRRLPILLSAMLDGTLVQLGLLESAERKLVVDLREGQAHLYDLAGAEESSINAPAEGVRLLDRLVRSPLFPRP